One genomic region from uncultured Cohaesibacter sp. encodes:
- the thrS gene encoding threonine--tRNA ligase: MVNLTFPDGSVREYDDGVSGVDVAQGISKSLAKKAVAMKLNGELADLADPIAADAKIEIVTRTDDDALELIRHDAAHVMAEAVQELFPGTQVTIGPVITDGFYYDFARDEPFTTEELELIEKKMAEIIDRNAPFTKEVWSRDVAKKHFSDKGESYKVELVDAIPEGEDVKIYRQGEWLDLCRGPHMVSTGHIGKAFKLMKVAGAYWRGDSNNAMLSRIYGTAWASEKDLKAYLTRLEEAEKRDHRKLGREMDLFHFQEEAPGSVFWHDKGWTLFQSLITYMRRRQRSWDYKEVNSPDMMERTLWEQSGHWEKFGENMFTTKTPDERIFCCKPMNCPGHVQIFKNGLKSYRDLPLKLAEFGKVHRYEPSGALHGMMRVRSFTQDDAHVFCGEDQITEVCVDLHQQIMSIYHDFGFTDIRVKFSDRPEKRVGSDAVWDAAENALKTAIDAAGQEWTLNPGEGAFYGPKLEYVLRDAIGRDWQCGTVQVDLNLPGRLGAFYIDTDGNKVHPVMIHRALFGSLERFTGILIEHYAGHFPLWLAPLQVVVATITSEADDYAREVAKKLTAAGLNVETDLRNEKINYKVREHSLAKVPALLVCGKKEEEEQSVSIRRLGSKHQTSMPLGEAIASLVDEAIAPDLRRAMEAAKAEAAE, from the coding sequence ATGGTCAATCTGACTTTCCCCGACGGATCTGTTCGTGAATATGACGATGGCGTGAGTGGCGTCGACGTCGCACAGGGCATTTCCAAATCCTTGGCAAAAAAAGCCGTCGCCATGAAACTGAATGGCGAATTGGCTGATCTGGCCGATCCGATTGCGGCCGATGCAAAAATCGAGATCGTGACGCGTACTGACGATGATGCGCTTGAACTGATCCGCCATGATGCGGCCCATGTGATGGCTGAAGCTGTGCAGGAATTGTTCCCTGGCACGCAGGTCACCATTGGCCCGGTTATCACCGATGGCTTCTACTATGACTTTGCTCGCGACGAGCCTTTCACCACGGAAGAGCTTGAGCTGATCGAAAAGAAAATGGCAGAAATCATCGATCGCAATGCTCCCTTCACCAAGGAAGTGTGGAGTCGTGATGTTGCCAAGAAGCATTTCTCCGACAAGGGAGAAAGCTACAAGGTCGAACTGGTCGACGCCATTCCTGAAGGGGAAGACGTCAAGATCTACCGTCAGGGCGAATGGCTCGATCTGTGCCGTGGACCGCATATGGTTTCCACTGGCCATATCGGCAAAGCCTTCAAACTGATGAAGGTGGCCGGAGCCTATTGGCGTGGTGATTCCAACAATGCCATGTTGAGCCGCATTTACGGGACGGCGTGGGCAAGTGAGAAAGATCTCAAGGCCTATCTGACGCGTCTGGAAGAAGCGGAAAAACGCGATCACCGCAAGCTTGGCCGTGAAATGGACCTGTTCCATTTTCAGGAAGAAGCACCGGGGTCGGTTTTCTGGCATGACAAGGGCTGGACCCTGTTCCAGAGTCTTATCACCTATATGCGCCGCCGCCAGAGGAGCTGGGACTACAAGGAAGTCAACAGCCCGGACATGATGGAACGCACGCTGTGGGAACAATCAGGTCACTGGGAGAAATTCGGTGAGAATATGTTCACCACCAAGACTCCTGATGAGCGCATCTTCTGCTGCAAGCCGATGAACTGCCCGGGCCACGTTCAGATTTTCAAAAACGGTCTCAAATCCTATCGTGATTTACCGCTGAAGCTCGCTGAATTTGGCAAGGTGCATCGCTATGAGCCATCTGGTGCCTTGCATGGCATGATGCGTGTGCGTTCCTTCACGCAGGATGATGCCCATGTTTTCTGCGGTGAGGACCAGATCACCGAGGTCTGTGTCGATCTACATCAGCAGATCATGTCGATCTATCACGATTTCGGCTTTACCGACATTCGGGTGAAATTCTCCGACCGTCCTGAAAAGCGCGTCGGCTCCGATGCCGTTTGGGATGCTGCTGAGAATGCTCTGAAAACGGCAATCGATGCCGCCGGTCAGGAATGGACCCTGAACCCGGGTGAGGGTGCCTTCTATGGTCCGAAGCTGGAATATGTTCTGCGTGACGCCATCGGTCGTGACTGGCAGTGCGGTACGGTTCAGGTTGACCTCAACCTGCCGGGTCGTCTTGGTGCCTTCTACATCGATACCGATGGCAACAAGGTCCATCCTGTGATGATCCACCGCGCCCTGTTTGGTTCGCTTGAACGCTTCACCGGTATCCTGATCGAGCATTATGCCGGGCACTTCCCACTTTGGCTGGCTCCATTACAGGTTGTAGTCGCGACCATTACGTCTGAAGCCGATGACTATGCGCGTGAAGTGGCCAAGAAGCTTACTGCCGCCGGTCTTAACGTGGAAACCGATCTGCGCAACGAGAAGATCAACTACAAGGTTCGTGAGCATTCACTGGCCAAGGTTCCTGCGCTTCTCGTTTGTGGCAAGAAGGAAGAAGAAGAGCAGAGCGTATCGATCCGTCGTCTTGGCTCCAAGCATCAGACGTCTATGCCTCTGGGGGAAGCTATCGCGTCGCTTGTTGATGAAGCGATTGCTCCAGATCTTCGCCGTGCCATGGAAGCGGCAAAAGCGGAAGCGGCTGAATAG
- the yidD gene encoding membrane protein insertion efficiency factor YidD, with product MKYLAIGLIKLYQIFLSPFVGRACRYQPTCSRYTEEAIGRFGFWAGGWMGLARIMRCHPLGHSGFDPVPERLPQGSVWYKPWTYGLWGGDHIDPETKLGPRR from the coding sequence ATGAAATATCTCGCCATAGGGCTCATCAAGCTTTACCAGATTTTCCTCTCCCCCTTTGTGGGGCGGGCCTGCCGCTACCAACCAACCTGTTCGCGCTACACCGAAGAGGCCATCGGGCGGTTCGGTTTCTGGGCTGGCGGCTGGATGGGGTTGGCGCGCATCATGCGATGCCATCCATTGGGGCATAGCGGCTTTGATCCTGTGCCAGAAAGGTTGCCTCAAGGTTCGGTGTGGTATAAACCATGGACATATGGCCTTTGGGGTGGCGATCACATTGATCCGGAGACCAAGTTGGGTCCCCGACGGTGA
- a CDS encoding iron-sulfur cluster assembly scaffold protein, with protein sequence MLDDVYNHKILEFAGNIPQLERLPAPMASSKAHSKLCGSTIEVDLVVEDGKVAAFGQAVNACALGQAAASVVGRHILGSDLEELRQLRAQMQAMLREAGDPPAGKWDDLKFLQPVRDYPARHASTLLVFDAVVDAFEQIEGRA encoded by the coding sequence ATGTTAGACGATGTTTATAATCACAAAATTCTCGAATTTGCAGGGAATATTCCTCAGCTTGAGCGACTACCGGCTCCCATGGCTTCTTCCAAGGCGCATAGCAAACTGTGCGGCTCCACGATTGAGGTTGATCTGGTGGTTGAGGATGGCAAGGTGGCTGCATTCGGACAGGCGGTGAATGCCTGCGCACTGGGACAGGCTGCGGCCTCCGTGGTTGGTCGGCACATTCTTGGCTCCGATCTGGAAGAGTTGCGCCAGTTACGCGCGCAGATGCAGGCCATGTTGCGGGAGGCTGGTGATCCGCCAGCCGGCAAATGGGACGATCTGAAATTCCTTCAGCCCGTGCGCGACTATCCGGCTCGGCATGCCTCCACACTTCTTGTCTTTGATGCGGTGGTGGATGCCTTCGAGCAAATTGAAGGCCGGGCATGA
- the folE gene encoding GTP cyclohydrolase I FolE, translated as MMDMIVEPSGSAGDKAEEGQDNALKNNKQKQLQAVANLEEQADDWALTKRPSRQEAEEAVRTLIKWIGDDPEREGLIDTPKRVVKAYEELYRGYREDPAEPLGRTFEEVNGYEDMVLLRDVEFFSACEHHMVPFVGKAHIAYYPSKGVVGLSKLARLIDAFARRLQTQESLTEQIIETIETTLAPRGIALLIEAEHMCMTMRGVRKRGASTVTTRFTGVFAEDVDKQNRFMSLTGECRG; from the coding sequence GTGATGGATATGATTGTCGAACCCAGCGGCTCCGCTGGCGATAAGGCAGAAGAGGGGCAAGATAACGCCTTGAAAAACAACAAGCAAAAACAACTGCAAGCAGTGGCCAACCTGGAAGAACAGGCAGATGACTGGGCATTGACAAAACGCCCCTCCCGTCAGGAAGCCGAAGAGGCCGTACGCACCCTGATCAAATGGATTGGCGACGACCCTGAGCGCGAAGGCCTGATCGATACACCCAAGCGAGTCGTCAAGGCCTATGAAGAGCTTTACCGCGGTTACAGGGAAGACCCTGCAGAACCTCTCGGGCGCACCTTCGAAGAAGTGAACGGCTACGAAGACATGGTTCTCTTGCGCGATGTGGAATTCTTCTCGGCATGCGAGCATCACATGGTGCCCTTCGTCGGCAAGGCCCATATCGCCTATTATCCCTCAAAAGGGGTTGTCGGTCTTTCCAAGCTTGCCCGCCTCATCGACGCTTTCGCGCGTCGCTTGCAGACACAGGAAAGCCTCACCGAACAGATCATCGAAACGATAGAAACGACGCTGGCTCCGCGCGGTATCGCTTTGCTCATCGAAGCTGAACATATGTGCATGACCATGCGCGGCGTGCGCAAACGGGGTGCATCCACGGTGACGACCCGCTTCACCGGCGTATTCGCCGAAGATGTAGACAAGCAGAACCGCTTCATGAGCCTTACCGGAGAATGCCGGGGCTAA
- the hisI gene encoding phosphoribosyl-AMP cyclohydrolase has product MTSPFATRTGKSNDEIELGTDFAPKFDDKGLIACIVTDSDSGDVVMFAYMNEASLRLTLETKEAHYWSRSRQELWHKGATSGNVQDVIELRTDCDQDAIWIKVRTRGATANCHQGYKSCFYRSAELKNGAPHLTFKEDKPLFDPKDVYKK; this is encoded by the coding sequence ATGACGTCTCCTTTTGCCACGCGCACGGGAAAAAGCAACGACGAGATCGAGCTTGGAACCGACTTTGCTCCCAAATTCGACGATAAAGGCCTGATCGCTTGCATCGTGACCGATAGTGATAGCGGTGACGTGGTGATGTTTGCCTATATGAATGAGGCAAGCCTGCGCCTGACACTGGAAACCAAGGAAGCGCATTACTGGAGCCGGTCAAGACAGGAGCTCTGGCACAAGGGCGCCACCAGCGGCAATGTGCAGGATGTCATCGAGCTGAGAACCGATTGTGATCAGGATGCTATCTGGATCAAGGTGCGCACGCGCGGAGCAACGGCCAATTGCCATCAGGGCTATAAGTCATGCTTCTATCGTTCAGCAGAGCTAAAAAATGGCGCACCGCATCTGACCTTCAAAGAAGACAAGCCCCTCTTTGATCCAAAGGACGTCTATAAGAAATAG
- a CDS encoding CBS domain-containing protein, with protein sequence MTIATILNQKGRAVFKTEPDTTLMDAVKLLRDNGVGAILIAKEDTLCGILSERDIVRALSHHGGSALLRPASEFMTADVMSCSEEETIASVMSRMTTGRFRHMPVLNGDKIAGLVSIGDVVKFRIEETEREAEDMRAYIAAG encoded by the coding sequence ATGACGATTGCCACGATTCTCAATCAAAAGGGACGGGCTGTATTTAAAACCGAGCCGGACACCACTTTGATGGATGCGGTCAAGTTGCTGCGCGACAACGGCGTTGGGGCAATTCTGATTGCCAAAGAAGACACGCTGTGCGGCATCCTATCTGAACGCGATATTGTGCGGGCTCTGAGCCATCATGGCGGATCCGCTCTATTGCGGCCTGCCAGTGAGTTCATGACTGCAGATGTGATGAGTTGTTCGGAAGAGGAAACCATTGCCTCTGTCATGTCTCGCATGACGACCGGACGGTTCCGCCATATGCCGGTTCTGAATGGCGACAAGATTGCCGGACTGGTGTCCATTGGCGACGTGGTCAAATTCCGCATCGAAGAAACTGAACGCGAAGCGGAAGATATGCGCGCCTATATTGCTGCCGGGTAA
- a CDS encoding rhomboid family intramembrane serine protease — protein MALQPRGSWQMPPGMTPPKEPMFNLPTFVMVLAGIMLAIQAAQSFFLSFDQREWLLLSFSFLPVRYGTAAQVFSFPGGVWGDIWTFVTYAFLHGGWMHVILNVVWMMIFATVIVRRIGNLNFAIFFVITAAAGALVHLIIHFGSQAPLVGVSAVLSGAMAASARFAFNGGMGGFSGLQGVNRYPCLSLKGLRRNPQAMGFLGIWLVLNLVFGMFSILGGGATIAWEAHLGGFIAGLLVFPYLDPYSRPPRKPKPPKKDPPKKRPDHLKVIK, from the coding sequence ATGGCCTTGCAACCGCGCGGCTCATGGCAAATGCCACCAGGTATGACGCCCCCAAAAGAGCCCATGTTCAATCTGCCCACATTCGTCATGGTGCTGGCCGGTATCATGCTTGCCATTCAGGCAGCGCAGTCCTTCTTTCTTTCTTTTGACCAGAGAGAGTGGCTGCTTCTGAGCTTTTCCTTTTTGCCGGTCCGTTATGGCACTGCGGCTCAGGTCTTTTCTTTCCCTGGTGGGGTTTGGGGGGATATCTGGACCTTCGTCACCTACGCCTTCCTGCATGGTGGCTGGATGCATGTCATCCTCAATGTGGTCTGGATGATGATCTTCGCGACCGTGATTGTCCGACGCATTGGCAACCTCAATTTCGCTATCTTCTTTGTGATTACCGCAGCGGCGGGTGCTCTTGTGCATCTGATTATTCATTTTGGCAGTCAGGCTCCGCTGGTCGGGGTTTCTGCCGTCTTGTCGGGCGCCATGGCTGCCTCCGCGCGCTTTGCGTTCAATGGCGGCATGGGGGGCTTTTCCGGTTTGCAGGGCGTCAATCGCTATCCGTGCTTGAGCCTTAAGGGTTTGCGGCGTAACCCGCAGGCGATGGGCTTTCTGGGCATCTGGCTGGTGCTCAATCTGGTGTTCGGGATGTTCTCGATTCTGGGCGGTGGAGCAACCATCGCGTGGGAAGCACATCTGGGTGGATTTATCGCCGGGCTGCTGGTGTTCCCCTATCTCGATCCCTATTCGCGGCCTCCGCGCAAGCCAAAACCGCCGAAAAAGGATCCGCCAAAGAAGCGACCCGATCACCTTAAAGTGATCAAGTGA